The sequence below is a genomic window from Caloenas nicobarica isolate bCalNic1 chromosome 13, bCalNic1.hap1, whole genome shotgun sequence.
CATTCACAGGGGTGATGGTGCTTGTGGTAGAACACTTTTCTAGAATTTAAGTTACTGAAaactaaattatttctttcatgaaCAGGAAAGTTCACCCATTTTATCAGTACTAGATCACTTGGCAGGTCTGCAATTATCCATGTCTTTTATGTATCTCTAAAGCTCTAATCACAATACAGACTACCAATATATTCAGATAAAAGTTTAGCTTGCAGAGCAATGACAAAGGCAGCAGATATGCTCACACACTGCAGATTCTCACGAATCTTCCAGAAGTATCCTGTAAGGAAATGGAAGTCTCAGATGTTCATATTACCTCCATTTCTTCCAACTCTGCCTTATTTTCAGGTTGGACCTGCTGTTGTTCTTCAGTCTTTTGTTGCTCTTCCTGGTCTACTTGCATCTTCTGAAATTCATGAAGAGATGCAATGTGACATATTAAACAACGCATAATACAGATTATTTCTTCAGTTCCTAAGCTGATCACTTCACTGACACCTAATGTTCTTTAGGCAAAGGAAGCAATGGCTGGACctgatgatctcaagggtctcttccaaccaaaatgattctataataatgaaaactgaagtagagtctcaagacaaaaaaataagcTTCTAGTCTTTGCTTAGGCAAGCCACAGCTCACTCCTAGCACCATTAAGAACTTCACCTATACCTCACAATCATGGTTTCAAACCTGTCACTGACATGACATACTTCAATTAGTACTTCATCATATCTTCATATTTTAGTTGTTGGACACATCTACTAAATCCTTACACAAGTCTTAGAACCTTAATcacaaaagcagttttctaAGTAGCTAAGAGCAATGTCATCTATTACCTCCTCCTCTTTCGCATGCTGATCTGTTTCCATAGGCTCTTCATTCTCATCAGATTTATGAACCTCCACCAAAGATGCACTTGAAACACTGAAGATACCGTGGATATTTACTCTGACTTTGACTTTCACTTTTGAACTGGATCCATCTGTTTGAGGAGTGACCTTCTGAACCAAGAAGTGAGCTAAACAAtcccagagagaaaaagcataCCATTTGATTAACTTAATCGCCAAATGTAAAGTAAAACCTGACTGTTGCTGACAATAGATCACTGCGATGCACTCAGAGGATATCAAATCCTACTCGAGTCAAACAATTCAGTGTTTTAGTCAGCAATACCAGGATCCACAGCTATTAGAAATTCTCTGTGGTACACTGTAAAAGCTGATATTACTTGTATCACAGTAAAAGACCACACAATTCTGAGTGTGCTCCTTTCAGGTTTGCTCCAGCATTCGGATGCTCTTTATTTAGCCTATTTGTCCACAAACCTCATGTTACTCCACTAATCTTAGCAAGGACCCATGACTTTGGAAACCTGTCCCTACAGCATTTGAAGTAGGTTGCACTTTCCAGACTATATTAATTAGACAGAAAGAAGGCCTGAAACATGTACAAGACTATTAATAAAGCTTAGAGATACAGAATGGTCTTAACCTATAGCAGGATCTGGGTAAGGTAACTCCTTGGGAGAACTGTAGTATGCCTCAAGTGTAAAAGGTTCCTTTCTGTAGAAGGTGAGGACCTTCGAAAATGGAGCAGCATGGTTCTTGGGAAAGACCTCACAGTCACTGTAGGAGAAAACAGAGTATTTGTTCAGGATGTGGTATAGTGCATCTGATAAAGTTAACAAAACTTTTCTAGATACTCTTATTCCTTAATGAAAAGCTTCTTAAAGTAACGAGAGTCTCCTACCCttctaggttaaaaaaaagaccaaaagccACATAGGAAGTGCTTAAACTGCTACCCAACCTTGGATTTGTTTTCTACTGTCATTAGCTTCAGAAAAAAGTATCAATTTGAATTGTTAAACAGGCACTGTTCTAAATGTGTTGTTACTCAATTGTAATCAGTTAGTTTTAAGCTGTATGTAATCATGCAAGACAACTGAATTTTTTACCTTAACCCTTCCTCTGCTGGTGAATTCCATCGTAAAGAAATAGGATACGGTATCAAATCTGTGATAGAGAATTCTCTCACTTTGAAAGCCGGGGATAAAATAGCACACTGGAAGAACACAAGAGCCATATTACAAACATTCAGACTTCAGGTGATAGTCATTTAATTCAGCAAGTAGCTATTTCTGCTGCTCTATGTGCAGATTTACTCTAGGTTAAGGGAGATTAATACTGATAGACTTGGGCCCTGCATGATAAGCACTGGACACTCATATGTACCCTTCCTTTTCAGGAAGCTGGCATCACCTGTTCATGCTGAAAATGGAAACACACAAGTTTTAGTTCAGTCTCATCACATTATTTGGATTGCTATGCTTAGGCTACTGATTTGTTTTTAGTGCcaacacaaaaaaccagaaaacctcAACTAAAGTTACTTTTCAAACTGACACAGTACCAGGTTTTTTGTGTACTCTTTTGAAACAGATCCCAATAGCTGGTTTGTACATCTGATGGAACAGAGCTGTGAGCACATACTAAAcatcagaagacagaaatgagGTGATCAGAGGAAAATTAAGGTGCATTCAAGAGATGGCAGCACTAGTAACTCCAGCCATTCACCAGTGACTGGTTCCAGCTCAGGACAAACTTCCAGCAGCAAGAACCTAAGCTTTCATTTCAATCCATGTTATTAAGCAATTGTAATTTCACAACTTTTATCAACAGTGCTGTAAAGATTCCCCCCCGCCACCCCTTCTTTATTAACCCAGGCCCCAAGTGGAGCCTGGAGGGGACAACATCATCACATGAGCTTTATCAGCTTCCCAGCGCAGGCACAGAAGCAGAGCACATGTTTCACTTCAACAAGCTACACTGATCCACTGGTTTGGCTTAAACAGCACAAAGGAATCACGTAAAGCTGCTGTTCTCATCTTTCCAACCACTCTCCTGGCTTATTGAAATCCATCCTGTGATACGCATGAACCATCTTTCTTGCTACCTGTGGACTCTGGCTCAAGTATTTATGGATTTCAATCAAAACACTCACAGCCAAGACAAACAGCACTTCTTACCTGCAGCGCACAACCTCGTGCAACAGCCTCATCTGCATTCAAAGTTGTGCTGACTTCTTTGCCAAAAAATTTACTGATCTTCTCTTTTACAGCAGGGATTCTTGTGGCACCACCAACTATCTCTACTGCATAAATATCCTCCTTCTTTAACTCTAGAAAGGAGTCAGACAACAGTTTTTAtagattaaatatttgttttacatgAATACTCTGACATTGTAAACTAGAAGTTTGACTAGACCACCCATTATTTTAAGCTTGTTCTCTAAGTTTCTAAGCAATAAGAATTTCAGATCTTAGCTTGCATGAAAGAGGTTTAAAGCTCGTAACTGCTAAGCAAGAAGTTGTTAGCTATGCTAGATCCATGTGTCCAAGTTCTGTCAACACCCCAAGGAAGCCCGTTACAGATCTCTCCTCCAGAGCAGATGGCAGAACGCGCGCACACTTACTGGCCTGCTCCAGAACGCTGCGAAGGGGCGGCTCTACTCTTGCCAGCAGTCCATCGCACATCTCTAAGAATTTGCCTCTGTTGAAAGAAGTCATCAATAAAGCCACACAACACACCATGTGCAAGTCAATACTGCAAATACAATGGAATGCCAAAACTGAAAGAATGCCATTTTAACTATGCATTGCAaggctttctctctctccccagtCCTAGTTTTATACTTATTTTAGTATATTCTTCCAGGCAAACTTGGTATTAGCAATCTAGGCACACCTGCAACCTTCAGAGCCCTTCCTCCTAACCCAAGGTCACTGACCAGTCTCTACACATTCTCATTTTGAGCAGCACCCCTGCACAAGCTGTTCTTGCATTTCCCAACCCCGTCCAGTCCTAAGAACTGGTGCTTTATACCAAGATTCTTTCTTGACTAAAGCAACTTGAACAAAGGAACACTCTAAAGCTTTGTAAAAGTATAAACTTTACCTGTTCATTGTTCCAGAGACATCTATATCATTCATGAAGCATTCTATGTTCATCGGGAGATCAGAGGCATTAGCGCTCATcagttttttcagtttttcacattCCTGGTATAGCCTCAACAACGCACGTATCTTTGACTTTATGTCTAGTTTATACTTCTTCCCAAATTCTTCGCAGAAGTATTCAACTAACACCTCATCAAACTTCCTGCCTCCAAGTGTGGTGTCAAATGCTGTAGCAAGAACCTTAAAAAAATTGAACTCTTCAGTAATAATACAATTTTTCATTACTTCAGTGAAACCAATTAAGCTATTCTCTTACATTTCAGGGCAACCTAAGTAGCAATCACTAACACCTGATAGTTTGTGGATTGCAACTGCAGTAATACTCAGACAtcctaagatttttttttttaaagcctacCAAATCTAAACCACAATTATCCTATGCCTTTTGTAGCCACCATTAGATATATGCCCAAATGCTGTTGGAGAAAAATCACCGTTACCACAAACAAATTCTGGCAGCTACACAAATATCAGACCTCTTTGTGAATGGTAATTCGCACAAGAATTGTAGTGCATACATACAGCAGTTACAagtttcaaggggaaaaaaaaaaaaaaaaaaaaaatcatgtgctATGTCAAATGCTAAAAAGCAGCCATGGGCACCCAGCCTTCCTGTGATAAGGAGGCAACTTTTGGAAGAAATTTAAGACGACAGGGCAGGGCTTAGCAACACAATCTGTTCAGTAACTTGTACTGCAAGCAGCCCAGAGTTTCCAAACTCTGCTCAGCCactgtcagtttgaatcataTCCGTGTTTAATATTTGATGCCTCATAAGGGTGGAACATGCTTACAccaagctaaaaataaaacactgagaaTAAGTGTTATTAACTCTTGCAAATAGGTGCTCATTTTTGATGAAGGAATTATCTGCAAAGAACATCTGTAGCCCATTCACCTCAGCTGATTCTACTCTTTAAATATATTGgcagcttaattttttttttttaggaatagAAATCAGTAACTATTCTCAATACACTCTCAGACCACGTTTGGTCTCTAAACTGTTTTAACTGCCTTGCTGTCCAGCTCTCCACACTATACTCAAAAGCATCCCTTCAGTACTTCTACGGTTTCAAAGTTCAAAAGACAAatctgaaagaaacacaaagcagaCTACacttcctcacaagaggaaacaaaactaCAGCAAAACTGATGTTTTCAGAACTCTTGCCTTCATTTCACTACCCTATGCTTCagaatttgtgtttgtttctctaCCAGGTTAAGAGAAAGTTACTGGAACTGCAAAAATCCAGATTGTAGTCTTAAGAGTCAACTAAGAAGTGTTAGTATTTGCTGGAAAACAGTGATGCTTTGGCAAATTACACTTACTAGTAACTAGCTTGCTTAGCTTGCACTTGCAGCTTTAAGTAattcagaatgtttttattcctttgcaCGAGCACCACAGTGAGTGTTAAAAAGATGTCTGTCACTTAGACCATCCTAGGGATTCCTGTTTTAATGGCAGATCTCATGACTGACCTAGAGTGGTTTTTGAAAGCAGCATCCAGTCAGATATGCTAATTTCTGAACAAATAATTCATTCCAGGGTTTTTCTGCTCTGCCAAAGTCTGCGGATTAAGGCAAAAGCTCAAAAGCTCTCTAGTTCCTTGCCCTACTTTTAACTCCAGACAAAGCATGATTTTCAGAATACGAATTGAGCTGTCTGGGCAAGCCTGCCTGTCACAGGCCGTGTATCTACTGATGAATATTTCTACTGGCAATTCAAATGGATGCATAACAGATTGTTtactttcagttttcctttgttGAATGCACAAACAGAAACTTGATACGCAGAATGCCCCATATCCACAAAAACAACATTCCGTGGCTTCTCTTCCAAGGCAGGCAGGTCTTGCTTATAGATTCCATATGCAAGGGCAACTACACAGAAACAAGAGTCAAAGAGCATAGTTAGGGCATAAATAAATGGTACATCAGCAAACAGCATTAGCATTTCATGCTGCAGAAATCGATACCTCATTAAACAAAATTCCCAGTGCTAAAGGAACATGGCAGAACATTAAACAGTATCAGCCCCTCCTAGTAGCTGCATTAAAACAGGATCAGGGACAGATTAAAAGCCCTTTTATTCAATAGAACTATAACATTGAatgagggagagagaaaggaagttATTACCTGCAGTGGTTTCATTTATTAGTCTCAGACAGTTGAGACCAGCAATCTGTGTAGCATCCATCACAGATCTCCTTTCTGCATCCGTGTAGAAACAAGGAACCTAGAAGATCAGACAGTATGAACATTTAGAAGAGCCATCCTTGGCAAGGAGTCGCACAAGTGTGCAGTACAGAGGACGGCTCAGGTATCCTTCAAATGGGATGGCCATTTCAGATGCAgtagagaaaaagcaaagaaaacattacaGGAAGACTAAGCTACTGCAGCGAACCTTTTCCCATTCCCTCTCACAAGACACTCATTTTAGGAGCAAAAAACTAGAAACAGGtatcaaatattatttattcTGCTAATTAGCAGCAATTTAAGACATTTTACCATTAATGAAGTAAGTCCACTGAAAAAGAGATATGAGAaatattcaaacagaaaagacaaatacCTGAATATTCAAGCTTAATGGGCAATTTCATGCTGCAATCTTTTCAGTGCATGATACCAACCAAACATGTAAGACTTACTATCATGTACTTACAGAAACAACACAGTCAACTACAGGCTTCTTAAGCGCATTCTCAGCAGTCTCTTTTAATTTGGTAAGAAGCATTCCTGTCACCTGTTCAATTGtaaagtttctttcttcttccatatACATGGCcttcaaataaaaattgtgTACACACAGATTATACTACAGTAAAAAGCATGCACTACAAGCATAAGGAACACATGCAAGAAACAGTCTCTACTAAAAATCGAGCTCAAGAAGTAATACAGCTCTATACACCCTTCTCTCCGATAGCCCAGCTTGCGCATGTCAAGCACAAGCAGATAATACATAAACTCTGGAATGCACATTTAAGAACTCACATACACCAAGCTGCTCTGgacaggtattttttttaatcctgattGTTAGGCAATGCCTAGGATGCCCTCCTCCCTGCTCTTTTGGAGTAACTTCAATAGTTATTGCTCAAATCAGGTGTTCAGCCATTGTTGAAATAGACAAATTTTTACCATTTCAGCTGAATTACTACTAAGCTGACATCCCACACCCTTGTGATATCTGCACAGCATCTAAATAAGTACATTAGTCAAGCAGCTGCCTTCCAAATTCACTATGGAGTGAAGGGAAAATGCAGTACTAAACAGTTTGTGTGGGACTTGCTTTGCAAAGCGGAGAAATTGTGTAACTGTAAAATCAGTCTCACCTAACACCTGCAGAGACCATCTGCACTATTAGCCTTTACTCCCTATTGAAGACTTGCCATTTACAAGACAACAGAAACTACAGCAAGCAGATTCAAAAGAAAGAGATAAGAGGAAACTTATCAGTTTCCTCCTCTGGCTCTGTTTCAAATATGCCAGACTTACCTTGATGCCAGTTGAGCCTGTTGGCAGCTGGACAAGTTCATAGGCAAGGCTTGCTTTTTCAGCTTGAACAAAGGGATCTGAGAATGCACGACCATgaaatcttttaaaactttGTACTGTAttctttgcatttgaaataacctagaggaaaagaaatctttAATACAACGTGTCAGGGGAACATCTGAATTTCAAACAGAAGACAGCGTTTTGTTCTCATGCTTCTCTCaccagaatatttttatcatttgtaTCTTAAGAGTGTCAAGGCAGTTGCTAGAAGGCAACTTCCCTCCAATTGCTCAGGTAACCTACAggaatttcagatttaaaataaaacatatggTAGAAAACTGAGCCAAGATTTTATCAAAAATTGACTACAACAGCACTCAACTTTCATAGTGCATGTGTAGGACACTCTTTAAATACATTAGCAAAGTGTCTTTCCCATTTACCTGTCTCCTACCACCCTACCTTTCTATTGCGTTGCAGCCAGTCATTCTGCAAACATAACAAACTGGTGCAAACTCCAGTTCGGGCCGATCACATGCACGGGACAGTCAACACACAGATATTCGCAAAACAGCTCCAGGACCTTGTCATGAAGCTTTAAAAAGTCAGGAGGACCCCAAGCTGATTCTGTCCACTCAATTGAACTGCATTTTATTAATAGCAGACATCAGTGCAAATGGAGAAGTGAAAAATCATTACAGCTGTTTTCACATAGTGTTTTCACTGGTTTAATTCCTTTGTTTACATTAGAGCAAGACacatactgaaaaaatacagcaagtgACAAATCAGACAAGCACTGTACCATCCAACATTTACTTGTGATTCAGTTTCAAGTGTCTATTTCGTAAGTAACCTGGGTTTAATTTGCTGTAAGTTTAGTTTCTGCAGGACATACCTCATCTCTACTGGATCTCTGTATCAATGAATTTCTTTAAGCTAAGCAGACACTCAATTCCAGAAAAAACATCTGTATTTAGTTCTAGTACAGTTCTTCTGGTCTTGAATAACATGGTTGTGTCCAGTCAATTTTGTATTCTAGATAATGAATCTTCACACATCTCTAGGTATTTTAGGCTAAGAAAAACCAAGTGTTTGAGTAGTCACTTCCTGTAGAAGACTTcgaaaaaaatcatgttttataGCGGTTTTACGGCAACACAAGATAAGATACAGCAGGACCCAACTGTCATGAGCAGGACAAATCAGCTGAACTTCTCAGTCCCCAGATCGTATTTACCTACCTACACCAACAGAAATTCCAAGTACAAGCAAGAATGCCCAAGATAGATATTTATGTTGTAATTTAACCAAAGACTCCAGAAagagataaatatatatatatatatatatttacattcaAATACATCCCCTCTCTGCCAAAACTATGCACTTAGTGGAACTCTCTATTGAATGTATTCACATAATTAAAACCTATCGTAATGCACATGAACTGGAACAAGCTAAAACAGGGTGAAACACTACCGCTtagctttaaaatttatttttaggttgcaaatgtgaaaagtatttttcagaatcTCTTAAGAGGCaaaggttggttgttttttgcgggttttgctttggttttttacaCTTCATTCTGTGCAAGGATCAACCCTTAGATTTCTATCCAAGATGACAAAGCAGCATTACATACCAAACACCTGAATTAAGTTCAGCTGTTCATTACAGCTACAGAAACAGCAGGACACCAGCTCAGAGACATTTGTAAGCTTCAGTGATACAAAAACACATTGTGCTAATTTGATTTTTGACTAATAAAGTTGCTTTTACCCAAACTATATACCCACCTGGCTTTTAGCTGCAGCGCCAATTGAGCGATTCTTGGGTCCAAAGGATATACATGATCTATAATGAGAAGATTTCCAGTTAGTATGTGATTGGCAGAACCACACTGCATATCTTTTTGTTAAGAAGTGTTGATAAAACTAATTAGAGCAGAGATACTTTAGGCAGCATTTGGTCCATTGAGGAAGTTGGTCACTCACTGCAATATACGCATGGAATATTCTGTGAATTCTGGAAGGAAACAAGCACTGTAAGTTAAAACAGCAACGTTCCTCACTGCAGAACAGCACTGAAACCAGACTTGTTCATGCTGCTTCAAGCTTTACATCTAAGTAATAACTGGGTAGACACTTTATCTCAATAATTACCCATGTGTCTAAGCCACTCAAAGGTAAGTTGTTCACTAATAATACAGGAAACAGTCAACTGTTCTGAAGAAATACACAAGGTAAATCAGATATTAAAATCTTTGTCTGTACCAAATGCTAACCaaacttttcagttttaaagcaAACTCCTCAAGTGCAGGAAGACAAAACCTGTAGAGAAATAGGGGTGTTTGAGTTTCATCTGTACTCACTGGAATAATTACAAAACTAAGAAACATACTTTACTCCAAACTACTTCATGACAGCTTGCAGTACTGAATAagctggaatgaaaaaaaaaaaaatcctccactTTGGAGAAACTCCTAGTTCTATTAAGCCTCTTAGTTTACATATTTAACAAACTGTAGAAGCCCTAACAAACTTAAATCCAGCCCTCTAATCCAAGGTTCCTTGTACCACTGAGGTGAATCTATTGGGGAAAAACGTTGCTACTAGTCAAGCAGATATCTACTGTTCACACGACATCCTAACAGCGTGATTAAGCTGCTCTCTATGCAGCAGGTCAAGaaactgctttccagcagggTTATGCCATGGGCTGCCACAAGAAACTGATTCCAGCTCAGCCTAAGGTTTAGAATTGGTCTTCCAAACCAAAACTGTCAAAAGCATAACTGAAGACTAGAGTGATATAATTGCATTGGTTTTATATCTTCCTCCAATAACTTAATGAGTGAAACAAGGCCCACCCTAAAGCATCCAGTGCAACAGCATTCACTTTGTGAATGAAATGAGCCTAAGGCCCATACTGAGGGAAGAGGAGCCACAGAGTACACAGCTAAAAATCTAATGAGCCTTGAGCTGGAAGCTAGTTATTATTTTACCCTGGTCTCCAGAAAGGAATTAAGACATGAACATTAATTGTTCATTTTCTCctagacaaaaaaaccccaacccaaaacaaaaaaaaacactacAGGCAcgaaacccccaaaacaaacaaacaaaaaaccccaaacaaacaaaaaccaactaCTTCACTGCTAAATTCACAAGCCATCATATCAGTGCTCAACCACCACAAACCCACTAACTTAGACTACAGAACCCTTTCAACCTGCC
It includes:
- the HSPA4 gene encoding heat shock 70 kDa protein 4 encodes the protein MSVVGIDLGFQSCYVAVARAGGIETIANEYSDRSTPSCISFGPKNRSIGAAAKSQVISNAKNTVQSFKRFHGRAFSDPFVQAEKASLAYELVQLPTGSTGIKAMYMEEERNFTIEQVTGMLLTKLKETAENALKKPVVDCVVSVPCFYTDAERRSVMDATQIAGLNCLRLINETTAVALAYGIYKQDLPALEEKPRNVVFVDMGHSAYQVSVCAFNKGKLKVLATAFDTTLGGRKFDEVLVEYFCEEFGKKYKLDIKSKIRALLRLYQECEKLKKLMSANASDLPMNIECFMNDIDVSGTMNRGKFLEMCDGLLARVEPPLRSVLEQAKLKKEDIYAVEIVGGATRIPAVKEKISKFFGKEVSTTLNADEAVARGCALQCAILSPAFKVREFSITDLIPYPISLRWNSPAEEGLSDCEVFPKNHAAPFSKVLTFYRKEPFTLEAYYSSPKELPYPDPAIAHFLVQKVTPQTDGSSSKVKVKVRVNIHGIFSVSSASLVEVHKSDENEEPMETDQHAKEEEKMQVDQEEQQKTEEQQQVQPENKAELEEMETSQGDSKDKKVDQPPQAKKAKVKTTTVDLPIENQLVWQIGKDMLNLFIENEGKMIMQDKLEKERNDAKNAVEEYVYEMRDKLCSIYEKFVSEDDRNSFTLKLEDTENWLYEDGEDQPKQIYIDKLTELKTLGQPIQARFQESEERPKAFEELGKQIQQYMKTVHAFKAKDEQYDHLDEADVAKVEKSANEAMEWMNNKLNLQNKRTLTLDPVVKAKDIQAKTKELTSICNPIVAKPKPKVELPKEEQKAPEPNGPTDGQGDAESTAQAAGQGAAAAAPDKKLPEMDID